A genomic stretch from uncultured Pseudodesulfovibrio sp. includes:
- a CDS encoding ABC transporter transmembrane domain-containing protein codes for MSNRYLLKRSISYFAPYKGRVTLAIIAMLLYAPIAPALAWLTKFITDEVLIAKDIKTLELCIYGFAGLIILKGVLQLGQVYVMNATGMLVLRDLRCDLFKKIIRLPMPYFAESEIGMLMSRIVADVVAVRVCLPSGIMFVRQIFTLIGLIGTTIYLDSYLAFWSLIVMPVAIYPFVFFGQKIRKYGRKMQAELSGINVVLEESFSGIKVIKAFANELREEIKFNKENNSLTGMIIRRILYSEGSSRIMDLIAAVAGGTVLWVGGSRVINGQMSPGDLTAFLVCLVQLYDPIKKLNASNHQIQGGLAGAERVFDILDSPDINMENDGTLAFDGVLRELTFNDISFTYPNTQEPAIKELSLTINAGQRVAVVGPSGSGKTTLVNLIPRFYLAQHGDIKINGTSLQDYTLDSLRLNLGLVSQDTFLFNASVTDNIAYAQDEYDVDTVVQAAQAAYAHEFITKMPEGYDTIVGEGGVKISGGQKQRLTIARAIMKNPSLLILDEATSALDTESERVVQKALENLMQGRTSIVIAHRLSTIMSADVIVVMEKGRIVAQGQHDDLLESCPLYNRLYQMQFENLCSSEDG; via the coding sequence ATGAGCAACCGTTACCTGCTCAAACGAAGCATCAGTTATTTCGCTCCATACAAAGGACGTGTCACCCTGGCAATCATAGCGATGCTGTTGTATGCCCCTATCGCTCCCGCCCTCGCATGGTTAACAAAATTCATCACGGACGAAGTCCTTATCGCCAAAGATATCAAGACATTAGAGCTTTGCATATATGGATTTGCAGGCCTTATCATTCTCAAAGGTGTCCTCCAGTTAGGACAGGTTTACGTGATGAATGCAACAGGCATGCTCGTGTTGCGAGATTTACGTTGCGACTTGTTCAAGAAAATCATCCGCCTCCCCATGCCTTATTTCGCAGAAAGTGAAATAGGGATGCTCATGAGTCGTATCGTTGCTGATGTTGTCGCAGTCCGAGTCTGTCTGCCAAGCGGAATCATGTTCGTCAGACAGATATTTACCCTGATTGGCTTGATTGGCACAACCATCTATCTTGACAGTTACCTAGCCTTCTGGAGCTTGATAGTCATGCCTGTGGCCATTTATCCGTTTGTTTTCTTCGGTCAGAAGATCCGCAAATACGGTCGCAAAATGCAAGCTGAACTGTCAGGCATCAACGTCGTCCTTGAAGAAAGCTTTTCAGGCATTAAAGTCATTAAAGCGTTTGCCAATGAGCTTCGCGAAGAAATTAAATTCAACAAGGAAAACAACAGCCTGACAGGAATGATAATTCGCCGTATCCTATATAGTGAAGGATCTTCCAGAATTATGGACCTGATTGCGGCCGTGGCAGGTGGGACCGTTCTCTGGGTAGGCGGCAGCCGTGTCATTAATGGCCAGATGTCCCCAGGAGATCTTACAGCATTTCTCGTCTGTCTCGTGCAGTTGTACGACCCGATCAAAAAACTCAATGCCTCAAACCATCAGATTCAGGGCGGCCTAGCCGGAGCCGAACGTGTTTTCGACATTCTGGACTCGCCGGATATCAACATGGAAAATGACGGCACGTTGGCATTTGACGGTGTCCTCAGAGAACTTACATTCAACGATATCAGCTTCACCTATCCGAACACACAAGAGCCTGCAATTAAAGAACTCTCCCTGACCATCAATGCGGGCCAGAGAGTGGCGGTTGTCGGCCCCAGCGGATCAGGCAAGACCACACTGGTCAACCTGATCCCCCGGTTCTATCTCGCTCAACATGGTGACATTAAGATCAATGGCACCTCACTCCAAGATTACACCCTGGACAGCTTGCGTCTCAATCTCGGCCTTGTTTCGCAGGACACCTTCTTGTTCAACGCATCCGTGACTGACAACATTGCCTATGCCCAGGATGAATATGATGTCGACACGGTAGTTCAGGCAGCTCAGGCCGCATATGCACACGAATTCATCACGAAGATGCCCGAAGGCTATGACACCATCGTCGGTGAAGGCGGCGTCAAAATATCTGGCGGCCAAAAACAGCGGCTGACCATTGCTCGCGCCATCATGAAAAACCCGAGCTTACTTATTCTCGACGAAGCCACCAGCGCTCTGGATACCGAGTCGGAACGAGTCGTTCAGAAAGCTCTCGAAAACCTGATGCAAGGCAGAACATCCATAGTCATTGCACACAGGTTATCGACGATCATGTCAGCAGATGTTATCGTGGTCATGGAAAAAGGACGAATTGTGGCACAGGGGCAGCATGACGACCTGCTTGAATCCTGCCCTCTTTACAACCGTCTGTACCAGATGCAATTCGAAAACCTCTGTTCTTCCGAGGATGGATAA
- a CDS encoding DUF922 domain-containing protein has product MRRLILAISILLLLASSALADVVRTVNTEYYMVDGHDPKTIFMNLKNHSPLNKGIKTYQAHTLTDIKYSFNWRNHGGQCTPTKATVYLHLTYKYPKLIHSVDYKTRKWWKEFLSKLEEHELIHGEISTKAAHLLDDTLESFPTSDCINFKAEIKKRATRILDKMKKDQKEYDRLTEHGLKQERNMGRYP; this is encoded by the coding sequence ATGCGCCGCCTGATTCTGGCAATCTCCATACTCCTGCTCCTGGCATCCTCCGCTCTGGCGGACGTGGTCAGAACAGTCAACACGGAATATTACATGGTGGATGGCCATGATCCAAAGACCATCTTCATGAACCTAAAGAACCACTCCCCCTTGAACAAGGGAATCAAGACATATCAGGCGCACACCCTGACCGATATCAAATACAGCTTCAATTGGCGCAACCACGGTGGACAATGTACCCCGACAAAAGCAACGGTATATCTCCATCTTACCTACAAATACCCGAAGCTCATTCACAGCGTGGACTATAAAACCCGAAAATGGTGGAAAGAATTCCTGTCCAAATTGGAAGAACACGAACTAATCCATGGTGAAATATCGACCAAGGCAGCCCACTTGCTTGACGACACATTGGAATCCTTCCCGACAAGTGACTGTATCAATTTCAAGGCTGAGATCAAAAAGCGCGCAACCCGTATTTTGGATAAAATGAAGAAAGATCAAAAGGAATACGACAGGTTGACCGAGCATGGATTGAAACAGGAACGAAATATGGGACGGTATCCTTAA